The window GGTTCGCGCGACGCCGGCCCTCGAAGGTGAACGGCCGGGTGACCACACCGATCGTCAGGGCGCCGAGCGAGCGCGCGATGTTGGCGACGACAGGTGCGCCGCCCGTGCCGGTGCCGCCGCCCTCACCGGCGGTGACGAAGACCATGTCGGCCCCCTTGAGGACCTCCTCGATCTCCTCGCGGTGGTCCTCTGCCGCCTTGCGACCGACGGCCGGGTTGGCGCCGGCGCCGAGGCCACGGGTGAGTTCACGGCCGACGTCGAGCTTGACGTCGGCGTCGCTCATCAACAGCGCCTGGGCGTCCGTGTTGATGGCGATGAACTCGACGCCCTTGAGACCGACCTCGATCATTCGGTTGATGGCATTGACACCACCGCCGCCGACACCGATGACCTTGATGACTGCGAGGTAGTTCTGCGGTGCTGCCACGTCGAAGGCCTCTCGCCTCGAGTTACGTGTCGCCGCCTCGCGGGCCTGCGTTGCGACGACTGATGCCGAAATAGGGACGGTCCGAACACGCCGACCCGAACCCTCACCCTGAAGTTTAGGGTTAGGGGTGTGTCTGTTCCTCGGACTCTTCCGAACAGGACACTAAGTCGACAAGTAGCGCGTGTTCAACGAACACGCCGAACCTCCCGTTTTTCTTTTCACCCTATGTGATCACCCGTATCGCTGGCCAACCAGGGTGCGCCGCTGTTGGACCGGACGTCAACTCCCGGACGCAGCAGGGGCGGTGGGGACGCTCACGTCGAAGTGAACAGCCTTGGGCGCGGCTTTCAACAAAGCGTTCAAAGCACGCCCCTTCGCATCGCTCTGTTCACCGCTCCCCCACGTCACGGACCGCCCCCGGGTGAGCTCCAGGACCACCGAATCATAGGAACCCACCTTGACCTGCACGGTTTCCTTGGCGATCGACTCCGGGAGGGCGCCCGCGACGAGAACGGCCTCGTGCAGCAGCCGCTCCTCGTCGAAGCGGCGGGCGCTCGGCGATCGACCGGCGTTCAATTCGAGGACCGGAACACCCGCGGGTGCTTTCGGAACCGTGTCGAATCGCACACCCGATGCGTCCACTTCGACGAAGTTGGCGCCCTTTTTGATGAGCAGGACGGGTTTGCGTTCCGTCACTTTCAGACCGATGCCGTGCGGCCAGGCGCGCACCACGTCGACCGTGTCGATGCGGGGCAGCCTGCCGCGGACGCGGCCCTCGATCTCCTCGGTGTCGACGCTCATCAGGGGGGCGCCGACCGGGACCGCCGCGGCGCCGAGGACCTGCTCGGAGGTGAGCACGTCCATGCCGGTGGCGGCGACCTTCTCCACGCGCAGCCAGGAGGAGCCGTAGAGCACCCAGGTGCCGCCTCCCACGAGGAACACGGCGGCGGCCAGGGACGCCAGCACGGGGCCCCGGCGCAGGCGTGCACCGGGGCCCTGTGGGCGGGGTCCCTTCGCCGGCTCGGAACCCTTCGGGACCTTGGGGCCTTTGGGGCCCTTCGGTGGCCTGGGAGCGCCGCTGCCCTTGCGGGCAGACGGGCCGGACCGATCAGAAAACGGTGTCCCGCGCTGTGCGGTCGTCCCTCCGGCCACTCCTGTGCCTCCTGCGTCTGCGCTACCCGCCTCAGCGGGACCTGTGGGCCGCGATCGCCTCGTAGACCATGCCGACCAGGAGCTCGTCGGCGTCCCGGCGGCCGAACTCACCGGCGGCGCGGGACATCTCGTACAGGCGGTGCGGGTCGGACAGCACCGGGAGGATCTGGCCCAGCACCCAGTCGGGCGTCAGTTCCGCGTCGTCCACGAGCAGGCCGCCGCCGGCCTTGACCACCGGCTGGGCGTTGAGCCGCTGTTCGCCGTTGCCGATCGGCAACGGGACGTAGGCGGCGGGAAGCCCGACGGCGGAGAGTTCGGCGACGGTCATCGCGCCCGCGCGGCACAGCATCATGTCGGCGGCGGCGTACGCGAGATCCATCCGGTCCACGTACGGTACCGGCACATACGGCGGCATCCCGGGCATGTTGTCGACACGCGGCAGTTCGTTCTTCGGTCCGACGGCGTGCAGGATCTGGATCCCGGAGCGCTGGAGGGTCGGCGCGACCTGCTGGATCGTCTCGTTGAGGCGGCGGGCGCCCTGCGAGCCGCCGGAGACCAGCAGCGTGGGCAGGTTGGGGTCCAGGCCGAAGGCGGCGCGCGCCTCGGGGCGGACGGCGGCCCGGTCGAGGGTGGAGATGGAGCGGCGCAGCGGGATGCCCACGTAGCGGGCCCCGCGCAGCTTGCTGTCGGGGGTGGAGACCGCGACGGCGTGCGCGTACCGGGAGCCGATCTTGTTGGCCAGTCCGGGCCGGGCGTTGGCCTCGTGGACGATGATCGGCACCCCGAGCCGCTTGGCCGCGAGGTAGCCGGGCAGGGCCACGTAGCCGCCGAATCCGACGACGCAGTCGGCCTTGGTGCGCAGGAGGATCTCCTCCGCGGCCTTGATGGTGCCGCGCAGCCGTCCGGGGACGGTGATCAGTTCCGGGGTCGGCTTGCGGGGCAGCGGCACGGCGGGGATCAGTCCCAGCTCGTACCCGCGTTCCGGCACCAGGCGGGTCTCAAGTCCGCGCTCCGTGCCGAGGGCGGTGATGCCCACTGAAGGGTCCTGCCTGCGCAGGGCGTCCGCGAGGGCGAGCGCCGGCTCGATGTGGCCGGCGGTCCCCCCACCGGCGAGTACGACATGCACCGAAATTCACCGCTCTCCGGACGGACGCTTCTTGACGCGCCGTCTCATCGACTTCCATCTCACCCCGGTCCGCCACCAGCCGGTCTTCGGCTGTCGCATCGCGAGGGCCGCGCGCGCCGCCGGTTCCTCTCGCGCGAAGGCGATGAGCAGTCCGACCGCGAACATGGTCGGGAGCAGGGCCGACCCCCCGTAGGAGAACAGCGGGAGCGGGACTCCGGCGATCGGCAGCAGGCCGAGTACCGCACCGATGTTGATCACGGCCTGGGCCGTGATCCAGGTGGTCACACCTCCCGCGGCAAACCGTACGAAGGAATCCTCCGTGCGTCCGGCCACGCGGATACCCGCATAGCCTAGAGCCGCGAACAGGGCGAGCACCGACAGCGTCCCCGCCAGACCCAGTTCCTCCCCGGTGATGGCGAAGATGAAGTCGGTGTGGGCTTCGGGTAGTTGCCCCCATTTTTCCACACTTGCACCGAGGCCGGAACCGAACCAGCCGCCCGATGCGAGGGCGTAGATCCCGTGAACGGCCTGCCAGCAAAGGTCGTTCTTGCCCGGTTCTGTCGCACCGAGGCATTCCAGCCGGTCCATCCGGTGCGGGCTCGTCTTGATGAGCAGTGCGACGATCGCACCCGCGAAGACGAGCACCCCGACGAACATCCGGGTCGGGGCCCCGGCCAGCCAGAGCAGTCCGAACAGGATGGCGCCGAGGATCATCGCGGTGCCCATGTCCCCGCCCAGCATGATCAGCCCGAGCAGCAGGAAGGCCACCGGGACCAGCGGGACCAGCAGGTGCTTCCACTGGCTCAGCAGCCCCTTGTCGCCCTTGCGCGCCAGCAGGTCGGCGCCCCACAGGATCAGTGCCAGCTTGCCGAACTCGCTGGGCTGGAGCATGAACGGACCGCCGAGGGAGATCCAGTTCTGGTTGCCGTTGATCGAGACGCCTATCCCCGGGACCTGGACCAGGACCATCAGGAAGAGCGTGCCGGCGAGCACCGGATAGGAAAGCGCCCGGTGCAGTTTGACCGGCATCCGGGAAGCGGCCAGCAGGAGTACGCCGCCGATGAGGGCGGCGAGGAACTGCTTCTTGAAGAAGTACGCGTCGCCGAGGCCGAGCTGGAGGGCCTTGATCATCGAGGCGGAGTACACCATCACCAGACCGAGCACGGTGATGAGCAGCGAACTGCCGAAAATCAGGTAATAGGCAGTGAGCGGGCGGTCCCACGCCTTCTCCAACTGCCGCTGCGTACGGCGCAGCCGGGCCAGCGGCCCGCGCCCGGCGGGCCGCTTCGAACTCACCGCGGGGCGTTTGCGGCCCTGCGCCTTGACGGCGGACGGCCGCCGCCCCGGCAGCATCTGCTTGGCCGGCATCTGTGATCTTCCCCTCCACTCGTACGAGGCGAGCAGCCGGCCGGAGGGAACCTGTCCCGGAGCCCCCGGCCTAGGCCGTGTCCGCAGCGTTCTCGGCGGCCAGTTCGCGCACCGCGTCGGCGAATGCGTCCCCACGCTTGTTGTAGTTCGCGAACATGTCCATCGAGGCGCAGGCAGGTGCCAGCAGGACCGTGTCGCCGGGCTCGGCGAGCGCGGCGGCTTCCCGGACCGCTGCGAGCATCGCCCCAGTGTCGGTCCGGTCGAGGTCGACGACCGGGACCTCGGGCGCGTGTCGCGCCAGCGCCTCGGCGATCAGCGCCCGGTCGGCGCCGATCAGCACGGCGCCGCGCAGCCGCTTCGCGGACTTCGTGACGAGCTCGTCGAAGGTCGCGCCCTTGGCGAGACCGCCGGCGATCCAGACGACCGGCTCGAAGGCCGCGAGCGAGGCCTCGGCCGCGTGCGTGTTGGTGGCCTTGGAGTCGTCGATGTAGGTGACCGAGCCGATCTCGTCCACGTACGCGACGCGGTGGGCGTCCGGGCGGAAGTCGCGCAGCCCGTCGCGGACCGCGCGCGGCTCGACGCCGAAGGCGCGGGCCAGGGCTGCGGCGGCGAGCGCGTTGGCGATGTTGTGCGGGGCCGGCGGGTTGACGTCCTTGACCTCGGCGAGCTCCTGGGCGTTCTTCTGCCGGTTCTCCACGAAGGCCCGGTCGACGAGGATGCCGTCGACGATGCCGAGCATGGAGGGGCCGGGGGCGCCGAGGGTGAAACCGATGGCCCGGCAGCCCTCTTCGACGTCGGCCTCCACGACCAGGCCCTCGGTGGCCGGGTCGGCGACGTTGTAGACGCAGGCCACCGTGTTGCCCTCGTAGATCCGGCCCTTGTCGGCGGCGTACGCCTCCATCGAGCCGTGCCAGTCGAGGTGGTCCGGGGCCAGGTTGAGCACGGCCGCCGAGTGGACGCGCAGCGAGGGCGCCCAGTGCAGCTGGTAGCTGGAGAGTTCGACGGCGAGGACGTCGTACTCCTCCTCGCCGAGCACCACATCGATGATCGGGGTGCCGATGTTGCCGACGGCTGCGGTGCGCAGGCCCGCTGCCCTCAGGATCGACGCCAGCATCTGCGTGGTCGTGGTCTTGCCGTTGGTGCCGGTGATGGCGAGCCAGGGCGCAGCGGCCCTCGGGGCTCCGCCGGCCGCGGCGGCCCGGCGCTCCTGGCCGACCTCGCGCAGCAGCCAGGCGATCTCGACGTCGCCGACCACGTCCACACCGGCCGCGGCGGCGGCCTCGAACAGGGGGCTGTCGGGCTTCCAGCCGGGCGAGGTGACGACCAGCTCGGTGCCCTCGGGCAGGGTTTCGGCGTCCCCGAGGCGCACGCTGATGCCCAGCTCGCCCAGTTCGGCGGCGCGGGCCCGGTGGCCCTCGCTGTCGCCGCCGTCGACGACGGTCACCGATGCGCCGAGGCCGGCCAGGGCGCGGGCGGCACTGATGCCGCTCACGCCGAGACCGGCGACGGTGATGTTCTTGTCCTGCCAGGACGTCACTTGTCGGCTGCCCATCCCGCGTAGAAGAGACCGAGACCCACGATCACGCACATGCCCTGGATGATCCAGAAGCGGACGACGACGAGGACCTCGGACCAGCCCTTGAGTTCGAAGTGGTGCTGCAGCGGTGCCATCCGGAAGACGCGCTTGCCGGTCATCTTGAAGGAACCGACCTGGATGACGACCGACATCGTGATGAGCACGAACAGGCCGCCGAGGAGCGCCATCAGGAACTCCGTGCGGGAGCAGATGGCGAGGCCCGCGAGTGCGCCGCCGAGGGCGAGCGAGCCGGTGTCACCCATGAAGATCTTGGCGGGCGAGGTGTTCCACCACAGGAAGCCGAAGCAGGCGCCCATGAGGGCGGAGGCGACCACGGCGAGGTCGAGGGGATCTCGTACCTCGAAGCAGGCGTTCGGGTTCGTGAGGTCGGCGGCGAAGGCGCAGGACTCCTGGAACTGCCAGACGCCGATGAAGGTGTAGGCGCCGAAGACCATCACGGCGGCGCCGGTCGCGAGACCGTCCAGGCCGTCGGTGAGGTTCACGCCGTTGGACATCGCCAGGATCATGAACAGCGCCCAGACCACGAACAGCACCGGTCCGATCGACCAGCCGAAGTCCGTGACGAAGGACAGCCTGGTGGAGGCCGGGGTGAGCCCGCGCGAGTCCTTGAACTGGAGGGCCAGCACCGCGAAGGCGATGCCGACGATCAGCTGGCCGGACATCTTCGCCTTGGCCCTCAGACCCAGCGAACGCCTCTTGACGATCTTGATGTAGTCGTCCAGGTACCCGACGAGGCCCATGCCCGCCATCAGGAACAGCACGAGCAGGCCCGAGAAGCTCGGTTCGCTGCCGGTGAGGATCTTCGTCAGGGCGTACGCGATGAGCGTCGCCAGGATGAAGGAGATACCGCCCATGGTGGGCGTGCCCTTCTTCCCGGCGTGGCCGCGGGGGCCGTCGTCGCGGATGAACTGGCCGTAGCCCTTGCGGGCCAGCAGCTTGATCAGCAGCGGGGTGCCGACGACGGTGAGGAACATGCCGATGACGCCGGCGAACAGAATCTGCCTCATCGGTCGGCGACCTCGCCCTCGACAGTGCTGTCGAGAAGGCCCTGGGCCACCCGCTCCAGACCGGCCGACCTGGAAGCCTTCACCAGCACGACGTCACCCGGGCGCAGTTCACTGCGCAACAGGTCGACAGCCGCCTGCGCGTCGGACACGTGCACCGACTCCTCACCCCACGAACCCTCGTTATATGCGCCCAGTTGCAGCCAGGATGCTTCCCTGCCCCCGACTGCGACGAGCTTGCTCACGTTGAGCCGGACGACAAGACGTCCGACCGCGTCGTGCTCGGCGAGAGCGTCGTCTCCGAGCTCGGCCATCGGGCCGAGCACCGCCCACGTGCGCCCCCCGTTCGCCCTGCCGGCACCGCCCATCGCGGCAAGCGCGCGCAGTGCGGCCCGCATGGACTCGGGGTTCGCGTTGTAGGCGTCGTTGACGATCGTCACACCGTCCGCCCGCTCGGTGACCTCCATCCGCCACCGGGACAGCGTGCCCGCCCCGGAGAGCGCCGTGGCGATCTCCTGTGCGGACATGCCCAGGACATGAGCGACGGCGGCCGCGGCGAGCGCGTTCGACACGTGGTGCTCACCGTACAGCCGCAAGGTCACGTCACTGCACCCGGTCGGTGTGTGCAGTGTGAAGGAAGCCTGCCCCCTGTCCGTCATGCGGACTTCGGTGGCCCGGATTTCGGCGTCCTCGGCCTCTCCGAAGAGGACCGTACGGGCCTTCGTGCGCGCGGCCATCTCGCGAACCAGCAGGTCATCGGCGTTGAGGACGGCGACGCCGCCCTCCGCCTCGGCCGGCAGGGCCTCGACGAGCTCCCCCTTGGCCTGCGCGATCTGCTCGCGGCCGCCGAACTCGCCGATGTGGGCGGTGCCGACGTTGAGGACCAGACCGATGCGCGGGGGCGTCAGTCCGGTGAGGTAGCGGATGTGGCCGATGCCGCGGGCGCCCATCTCCAGGACCAGGTGCTGGGTGTCCTCGGTGACGCGCAGCGTCGTGATCGGCAGGCCGATCTCGTTGTTGAGGTTCCCGGGGGTCCACACGGTCGGCGCGTGGTGCTGCAGCACCTGCGCGATCAGGTCCTTGGTGGAGGTCTTGCCGGCGGACCCGGTGAGGGCCACGACGTCGGTTCCCAGGCGGGTGACCACGGCCCGGGCGAGTGCTCCGAGGGCGGCCACCACATCGGGGACGACGATGGCCGGCACGCCGACGGGCCGGGTCGCGAGGACGCCCACGGCGCCGGCGGACACCGCGCGTTCGGCATAGTCGTGGCCGTCGACCCGCTCGCCGACGAAGGCGGCGAACAGGCTGCCGGCCCGGACCTCACGGGAGTCGTAGACCACGGGACCGGTGACCTGGACGGACGTATCCGGTATGTCATGGGGCCGCCCGCCGGTGATGTCGGCGATCTCGGCCAGGGAAAGGGCGATCACTGGTTCACCTCGGCCTGTCGGACCTGGGTCGTTCGGTCGAGCACGGCCTGGTGCTCGATCGCGGCACGGAGCACCGTGCGGTCGTCGAAGGGACGTACGACACCGGCGGTGTCCTGGCCCTGCTCGTGGCCCTTGCCGGCCACCAGCACGGTGTCGCCGGGCCGGGCGCGGGCGACGGCTGCGGCGATGGCCTCGGCCCGGTCGGCGTCGACCAGGACCGTGCCCCGCTCCGCGGCCGGTACGGACACGGCACCCTCGAACATCGCGGCGAGGATCGCGAGAGGGTCCTCGGAGCGCGGGTTGTCCGAGGTCAGGACGGCCACGTCGGCGTACCGGGCGGCCGCGGCGCCCATCGGGCCGCGCTTGGTGGTGTCACGGTCGCCGCCGCAGCCGAGCACGATGTGCAGCTTGCCCTCGGTGACCTCGCGCAGCGCGCGCAGCACCGATTCCACGGCGTCCGTCTTGTGCGCGTAGTCGACGACGGCGAGGTACGGCTGTCCCGCGTCCACCCGCTCCAGCCGGCCGGGGACCCCGGGGACCGCGGCGACGCCGTCGGCGGCGGTCTGCGGGTCGAGGCCGGCGGCGGCGAGCGTGACGATCGCGGCGACGGTGTTGGCGACGTTGAACGGGCCGGGCAGCGGCGCGGTGGCCCGTACGCGCTGTCCGTCGGGGCCCAGCAGGGTCAGGGTGGAGCTCGCCGGTCCGAAGACCACGTCCTCGGCACGCCAGTCGGCGGCCGGGTCGCCCGCGGCGGAGAAGGTGACGACCGGGATCGTCGCCTCCTTGGCCAGGCGGCGGCCGTACTCGTCGTCGAGGTTGAGCACGCCCAGGCGGGCCCGGCGGGCGGTGAACAGCCCCGCCTTGGCCTGGAAGTAGTCCTCCATGTCGGAGTGGAACTCCATGTGCTCCGGGCTCAGGTTGTTGAAGACGGCGACGTCGAAGACGCAGCCGTCGACCCGGCCGAGCACGAGCGCGTGGCTGGAGACCTCCATGGCCACGGCCTCGACCCCGCGTTCGCGCATGACCGCGAAGAGGGCCTGGAGGTCGGTGGCCTCGGGGGTGGTCCGCTCGGACTTGATGCGCTCGTCCCCGATGCGCATCTCCACGGTGCCGACCAGTCCGGTGCTGCGGCCCGCCGCGCGCAGGCCGCCCTCGACGAGGTACGCCGTGGTGGTCTTGCCGGAGGTACCGGTGATGCCGATCTGGAGGAGGTCCTCGCCGGGGCGTCCGTAGATCTCGGCGGCCAGCTCTCCCATCCGGCCGCGCGGATCGTCGACGGTCAGGACCGGCAGGCCGGTCGCCGCGGCGCGCTCCGACCCCGCGGGGTCGGTCAGCACGGCGACGGCGCCGAGGCCGGCCGCCTGGGCGGCGAAGTCGGCGCCGTGCGTCCTGGCTCCCGGCAGAGCCGCGTACAGGTCACCGGGGCGCACCGCACGGGAGTCGTGCGTGATGCCGGTGATCTGCGCGGCGCCGGGGGCCGGGATGCCCAGCAGGGCGGCCAGCTCGCCCAGCGGGCTCGGGCTGGCGGACGCGGGCCGGGGCGCTCCCGGCGGCGTTGCCGGGGCTTTCTGGGCGGTTCTGGGCTGATCAGCGTGGGGCACGGCGGTGAGCGTACCGGGCGCGGCGGGCCGCCCGCGAAGTGAGGGCCCGGCCTCGGCTTCGCCGGTCGTACGGTTCCCGGGTTTCGGGGTGATCGTTGTCACGGATGGTGCCTCACGCTTTTCTGGCGGGCCGGCCGGGCTGTGGGTCACTGACCGGGCTGCGGACTGGGCTGCGGGGCGGGCTGAGGAGCGGCGTCATAAGTGACGGGAAGCCCGGCGGGTGCGGTTCCCGTGGGGGCCACCTGGAGGGTCTTGAGCGCGAACTCCATGACCTTCTTGTAGATGGGGCCGCAGATCTGGCCGCCGAAGTAGCTGCCCTTCGTGGGGTTCTGGATGGCGCAGTAGACGGTGATGCGCGGGTTGTCCGCAGGTGCGAATCCGGCGAACGAGGCGGTGTAGCCCTTGTAGCGGCCGGTGGCCGGATCCACCCGGTTGGAGGTGCCGGTCTTGCCGCCGACCCGGTAGCCGGGGATACGGGCCTTGGTACCGGTGCCCTCCTGGTCGTCGACCACGGATTCGAGCATCGCGGCGAGGGTCTTGGCGGTCTCCGCGCTGACCACGCGGGTCCGCTCGGGGGCCGGGGCCGGGGTGAAGCGGCCGTCGGGTCCCTTGGTGCGGCGCACCAGCGTCGGCTCGATGCGCACCCCGCCGTTGGCGATGGTCGAGTACACGGAGGCCGCCTGCATGGCGTTGAGGGAGAGTCCCTGGCCGAAGGGGATCGTGTACTGCTGCGAGGTCGACCAGTCCTGGGGATCGGCGAGGATGCCGCGGGACTCGCCGGGGTAGTTCAGGCCGGTGGGCCGGCCGATGCCGAACTTGGTCAGGTAGGAGTGCAGGACCTTGTTGGCCTCGGGCTGGGTGGGTCCGAGCTGGCCGGTGGCCAGGATGGTGCCGATGTTGGAGGACTTGGCGAGGACCCCGTTGAGGGTCAGGTACCAGGTCGGGTGGTCGATGTCGTCCTTGAACAGCCGGTCGCCGCGGTGCAGTCGGTTGGGGACCTCGACCCGGGTCTCCGGGGTGGCCTTCTTCTCTTCGAGCACGGCGGCCATCGACATCACCTTGGCGGTGGAGCCGGGCTCGTACACGTCCTGGAGCGCGGCGTTGCCCATGGCTGCGGAGCTGGCCCGGGTCAGGTCGTTGGGATCGAAGCCGGGGGCGTTGGCCATGGCCAGGATCTCGCCGGTGCCGGTGTCCTGGACGATGACGTAGCCGCGGTCTGCCTCGGACTTCTGGACCTGCTCGGCGATGGCGCTCTGCGCCGCCCACTGGATGTCCCGGTCGATGGTCAGCTCGATGTCGTCGCCGGGGACGGCGGGCTTGCCGTCGGAGCCGGCCGTGGGGACCTGGCGGCCGCCGGACTGGGCGTAGGTGATCTCGCCGTCCTTGCCGGACAGCTTCTTGTCGAGGGAGGACTCCAGACCGCCGCCGCCCTTGCCCTCGGCGTTGACGTAACCCAGTATCCCGGCGGCGAGGTCGCCGTTCGGGTACACGCGCTTGCTGCTGGTCTCCTTGAACACGCCGGCGAGGACGTTGGCGCCGGGGCCGTTGCCCCGCTTGTCGGCCTGCGCCTTCTCCGCGAAGACCCGCTTGAGGTCCTTGATCTGGTTCCAGACCTGCGGGGTCTGGCGCTGGGCGAGGACGACGTACCGGGAGTTCTTGGTGCTCAGCCGCTGGGCGAGCTCCTTGGCGTCCTTGCCGAGGATGGGCGCGAGGAGGGCCGCGGCCTGCTGGGGGGCGTCCGGGGCCTTGCTGTCCTGCGGGGTGAACATCTTCGGGTCGGCGGTGATGTCGTACGCATCGACGCTGGTGGCGAGTGCCACGCCCCTGCGGTCGGTGATCTCGCCGCGCTCGGCCGCCAGCTTGACGCTGGTGTAGCGGTTCTTGGAGGCCTCGGCGGAGAACGCCGAGGCGTCGACGGCCTGCACCTGGAGCAGGCGGACCACGAAGGCCAGCATGACGAGGGTCAGGCCGACGCCGACCAGGCGCAGCCGGGGCCGCGGGCTGCCGAGCCGGATCGTGTGCGGGGTGCGGGGGCCCGTCGGCCTGCGGGTCGCCGGGCGCGAGGCCGGGCGGGCGCCCGCCCTGGCCCGGTCGCCGGGCCGGGCTGCTCCTCTGGCCGGACCGGGCACCCGCCGCCGGGGCGGTTCCTGCGGGCTCACGCGGCCACCGCCGGGGCGGCGGGGCTCCGCCCCGGACCCCGCACCTCGAACGCCGGAGGGGCTGGATGGGAACGGTGGATCACGGCGTCACCTTCCGGGGGTCTGGTCGGGCTGCGGGGAACCACTGGCCGCGGGGGGCGCGGCGGAGGGCGCCGGCTGGCCCGGAGCCGGGGCCGACGCAGCGGGTGCGCCCGCGGGGCCGGCCGGCGGAGCGGCCGGGGCGGTCGGGCTCGGGGTCGGCGACGGCGGGGCCTCGGCCGGTGCGGCGCTGCCGGAGATCTTGCCGTCCGGGCCCATGAAGACCGGGCTGCCGCCGGGCACCAGGCCCAGCTCGTGCGCACGGCGCTGGAGCGCGTCGGGGGCCGAGTGGGCGTCCACGTCCCGCTGCAGCGCCTGCTCCTCGTCGGTGAGGGCGGTGGTCTCCTTCTTCAGCTTGGACAGCTGGAAGGAGCCTTCGTTGAGTGCCGAGTTCAGCAGCAGCAGGCTGATCAGGCCGCCGCCGAGCAGGGCCACGACCAGCAGGACGAACGGCATCCGGGCCGCCTGCCCCCCGGAACGCGGGCGGGCCGGGCGGCCGCCGAGCGCCCGGCCGAGGCGGGCCGCCTGCCCGCGGGTCAGCGTGGCGACCTTCCCGGCCTTGGTCACAGCCGCGCCTCCCGGATGCGTTCGACCCCGCGGAATCTCGCCGGGGCGGCCCGCCGGTTCTCGGCGATCTCCTCCTCGGTCGGCAGTTCGGCTCCGCGCGTGAGCAGTTTCAGCTTGGGCTGGTACTTCTCCGGGACCACCGGCAGGCCGGGCGGGGCCGTGGAGGTCGCGCCGGCCGCGAAGACCTGCTTGACCAGGCGGTCCTCCAGCGAGTGGTACGAGAGCACCGCGATGCGGCCGCCGACCGCGATCCGGTCCACCGCCGCCGGAATGGCCCGCTCCAGGCCCGAGAGCTCCCCGTTGACCTCGATCCGCAGCGCCTGGAAGGTTCGCTTCGCCGGGTTTCCGCCGGTCCGCTTGGCGGCCTGCGGCAGGGAGTCGCGGATCAGCTCGACCAGCCGGGCGCTGTTGGCGAAGGGCTCCTTCTCCCGCTCCCGGACGATCGCGGACACGATCCGCTTGGCCTGCTTCTCCTCGCCGTACTGGCGCAGGATCCGGACGAGCTCGCCCGGCGCGTAGCTGTTGAGGACCTCGGCGGCGCTGATGCCCGTCGTCTGGTCCATGCGCATGTCCAGCGGCGCGTCCTGGGCGTACGCGAACCCGCGGTCGGCCTCGTCCAGCTGCATGGAGGAGACGCCCAGGTCGAAGAGGATGCCCTGGACCGCCGGGATGCGCAGCCCGTCCAGGACCTCGGCGAGGTCGGCGTAGATCGCGTGGACGAGGGTGGCCCGGTCGCCGAAGGGCGCGAGCCGCTCGCCGGAGAGCCGCAGGGCCTCCTTGTCGCGGTCGAGGCCGATCAGGTGCGCCTCGGGGAACCGGGTC is drawn from Streptomyces sp. NBC_01232 and contains these coding sequences:
- a CDS encoding peptidoglycan D,D-transpeptidase FtsI family protein, with translation MSPQEPPRRRVPGPARGAARPGDRARAGARPASRPATRRPTGPRTPHTIRLGSPRPRLRLVGVGLTLVMLAFVVRLLQVQAVDASAFSAEASKNRYTSVKLAAERGEITDRRGVALATSVDAYDITADPKMFTPQDSKAPDAPQQAAALLAPILGKDAKELAQRLSTKNSRYVVLAQRQTPQVWNQIKDLKRVFAEKAQADKRGNGPGANVLAGVFKETSSKRVYPNGDLAAGILGYVNAEGKGGGGLESSLDKKLSGKDGEITYAQSGGRQVPTAGSDGKPAVPGDDIELTIDRDIQWAAQSAIAEQVQKSEADRGYVIVQDTGTGEILAMANAPGFDPNDLTRASSAAMGNAALQDVYEPGSTAKVMSMAAVLEEKKATPETRVEVPNRLHRGDRLFKDDIDHPTWYLTLNGVLAKSSNIGTILATGQLGPTQPEANKVLHSYLTKFGIGRPTGLNYPGESRGILADPQDWSTSQQYTIPFGQGLSLNAMQAASVYSTIANGGVRIEPTLVRRTKGPDGRFTPAPAPERTRVVSAETAKTLAAMLESVVDDQEGTGTKARIPGYRVGGKTGTSNRVDPATGRYKGYTASFAGFAPADNPRITVYCAIQNPTKGSYFGGQICGPIYKKVMEFALKTLQVAPTGTAPAGLPVTYDAAPQPAPQPSPQPGQ
- the rsmH gene encoding 16S rRNA (cytosine(1402)-N(4))-methyltransferase RsmH translates to MLQRCLDLLAPALERPGAVVVDCTLGLGGHSEALLTRFPEAHLIGLDRDKEALRLSGERLAPFGDRATLVHAIYADLAEVLDGLRIPAVQGILFDLGVSSMQLDEADRGFAYAQDAPLDMRMDQTTGISAAEVLNSYAPGELVRILRQYGEEKQAKRIVSAIVREREKEPFANSARLVELIRDSLPQAAKRTGGNPAKRTFQALRIEVNGELSGLERAIPAAVDRIAVGGRIAVLSYHSLEDRLVKQVFAAGATSTAPPGLPVVPEKYQPKLKLLTRGAELPTEEEIAENRRAAPARFRGVERIREARL
- a CDS encoding UDP-N-acetylmuramoyl-L-alanyl-D-glutamate--2,6-diaminopimelate ligase; the encoded protein is MTTITPKPGNRTTGEAEAGPSLRGRPAAPGTLTAVPHADQPRTAQKAPATPPGAPRPASASPSPLGELAALLGIPAPGAAQITGITHDSRAVRPGDLYAALPGARTHGADFAAQAAGLGAVAVLTDPAGSERAAATGLPVLTVDDPRGRMGELAAEIYGRPGEDLLQIGITGTSGKTTTAYLVEGGLRAAGRSTGLVGTVEMRIGDERIKSERTTPEATDLQALFAVMRERGVEAVAMEVSSHALVLGRVDGCVFDVAVFNNLSPEHMEFHSDMEDYFQAKAGLFTARRARLGVLNLDDEYGRRLAKEATIPVVTFSAAGDPAADWRAEDVVFGPASSTLTLLGPDGQRVRATAPLPGPFNVANTVAAIVTLAAAGLDPQTAADGVAAVPGVPGRLERVDAGQPYLAVVDYAHKTDAVESVLRALREVTEGKLHIVLGCGGDRDTTKRGPMGAAAARYADVAVLTSDNPRSEDPLAILAAMFEGAVSVPAAERGTVLVDADRAEAIAAAVARARPGDTVLVAGKGHEQGQDTAGVVRPFDDRTVLRAAIEHQAVLDRTTQVRQAEVNQ
- a CDS encoding UDP-N-acetylmuramoyl-tripeptide--D-alanyl-D-alanine ligase — encoded protein: MIALSLAEIADITGGRPHDIPDTSVQVTGPVVYDSREVRAGSLFAAFVGERVDGHDYAERAVSAGAVGVLATRPVGVPAIVVPDVVAALGALARAVVTRLGTDVVALTGSAGKTSTKDLIAQVLQHHAPTVWTPGNLNNEIGLPITTLRVTEDTQHLVLEMGARGIGHIRYLTGLTPPRIGLVLNVGTAHIGEFGGREQIAQAKGELVEALPAEAEGGVAVLNADDLLVREMAARTKARTVLFGEAEDAEIRATEVRMTDRGQASFTLHTPTGCSDVTLRLYGEHHVSNALAAAAVAHVLGMSAQEIATALSGAGTLSRWRMEVTERADGVTIVNDAYNANPESMRAALRALAAMGGAGRANGGRTWAVLGPMAELGDDALAEHDAVGRLVVRLNVSKLVAVGGREASWLQLGAYNEGSWGEESVHVSDAQAAVDLLRSELRPGDVVLVKASRSAGLERVAQGLLDSTVEGEVADR